In the genome of Calditrichota bacterium, the window AAGTTGTACGCGCCTAAAGGAGTGGGCGCCCTCTATGTGCGCACCGGCGTCGACCTTGCCAAGTTCATGCACGGCGCCGGGCAGGAGCTGAATCGCCGACCAGGCACGGAGAATGTGGTGCAGATCGTGGGGCTCGGCGAGGCGTGCGCCTTGGTGGAGCAGCATCTGCCGACCTACGCGGCACACATGCGGGCCATGCGCGACCGATTGGAGAAGGAGCTCGCCGAGCACGTGCCGCAGCTGCGCGTCAACGGCCATCCTGAGCAGCGCTTGCCCAACACGGCAAGCATCAGCTTTCCTGGTCTTGAAGCAAATACCATCCTGGCGGAGCTCACAGGGGTGGCAGCTTCGGCTGGCGCGGCCTGCCACAGCGACAGCGTGGAGATCTCTCACGTGCTGCGCGCCATGGGCGTGCCCACTGACTATGCTATGGGGACCATCCGTTTCTCCACCGGACGTTACACCACCGCGGCGGAAATCGACCAGGCGGTGGAACAAGTGGTGTCGGTAGTGGAACGGCTCTCAGCGCGCACACCCGTGGTAGTCTCTGCTGGCGAAGAGGTACGCCTGACTCACTTCACCCATGGGCTGGGGTGCGCCTGCAAGCTCCGGCCACAGCTCTTAGAGCACGTGCTGCGCAGCATGCCTCTGCCGACCGATCCCAACGTGCTGGTCGGCCCGGAGACTTCTGACGATGCCGCGGTGTACAAGATCGACGAGCACACCGCGGTGGTGCAGACCGTCGACTTTTTCACCCCGGTAGTGGACGACCCCTTCCAGTTCGGAGCGATCGCCGCGGCCAATTCCCTGAGCGACATCTACGCGATGGGGGCCAGGCCGCTCTTTGCCCTCAATGTGGTGGGCTTTCCCAGCAATCGCTTGCCGTTACAAGTGCTGCAGGACATCCTGCGCGGGGCCTCCTCAGTGGCCGAGGAGGCGGGGATCGCCATCATCGGGGGGCACACCGTGGACGACACCGAACCGAAATTCGGCTTGGCCGTGACTGGGGTGGTGGACCCCCACGCGGTCGTCACCAACCGCGGCGCAAGAGCTGGTGACGTCCTCATTCTGACCAAGCCCTTGGGCACCGGCATCCTCTCGACGGCGCTGAAACAGGGACTCTTGTCCAAGGACCAGGCCGAGTTGCTCTACCGCACCATGGTGGAACTGAATCGAGCGGCCGCCGAAGCCATGAGAGCCGTGGGCGTGCATGCCTGCACCGACGTCACGGGCTTCGGGTTGCTGGGCCACCTCTTGGAGATGATGAACGGCTCGCAGACATCGGCTGAGCTCCTTGCCGCGGAAGTTCCCCTCTTGCCCGGGGTAGTGGAGCTGGCCACCGCCGGCGTGGTGCCAGGCGGGAGCAAGGACAATGCTCGCTTCACCGCGCCGCAGGTGAGCTATGCTTCACATGTCTCCCAGATCCAGCGGTTTGTGCTCAACGATGCTCAGACCTCGGGTGGGCTGCTCATCGCCGTACCTGAAGCGGATGCGAAGCGCCTGCTGGAAGAGCTCCGCCAACGCGGTGTGGCGGCGGCCGCCATCGTGGGAAGGGTCCGCGAGCGGGGAGAGGGCGCCGTTATTGCAGTGCAATGAGATGAGCGCAGAGAATTCCTGCCCACAACCTCGCAATGCGAGGGCCAGCACCGGATCTGGCGCGCGGCTTTCTGCGGAGCAGGTGGCCGGTTTTCAGCAGCTCATCCTGAGCTACTATCGCCGCCACGGCCGCGATCTACCCTGGCGACGAACCACGGATCCCTACCACATCCTGGTCTCCGAGGTGATGCTGCAGCAGACCCAGGTGGAGCGCGTGCTGCGCATCTATCCGAAGTTCATCGCCCGGTTTCCTTCGCTGCACGCCTTGGCCGGCGCCACGGTTGCTGCCGTGGTGGCTGCCTGGCAGGGGTTAGGCTACAACAGGCGGGCGCTCGCCCTGCACCGTGCGGCTCAATTGCTCGTGCAAGACCACGGCGGAGCACTCCCCCGCGACGAGGCCCTGCTGGCGACCTTGCCGGGCATAGGACCGGCGACCGCAGCTTCCATCTGCGCCTTTGCGTTCAACATGCCGACGGTCTTTGTCGAGACTAACATCCGCACCGTGTTCATCCATTTCTTCTTCCCGCTGAAAGAGAAGGTGCCGGATACGGAGATACTTCCTTTGGTCGCTGCCACGCTGGAGAGAACTAACCCCCGCCTCTGGTATTCTGCGCTGATGGATTACGGAGTGATGCTCAAGAAGACGACGGGCAACCTCTCTCGGCGCAGTGCATCGTATCGACCACAGAGCCGCTTTGCCGGCTCCGATCGCCAGGTGCGGGGCCAAGTGCTGCGTTTGCTTCTCGCCGGTCAGCAGTTGACGGTAGTAGACCTCGCCGCTGCGTTGCAGCAGCCGGAGGAGCGTGTGGCACGCATCGCCGACGCTTTAGTGCACGAGGGATTCGCCGCACGGGAGGATGGTCGGCTCCGCCTACGCTGACTGCGAGGCTGCGCACGCGCGCTGACCTTGCAAGAGCCAGGTTCGAGGAAACTTGGAATCAATAGGGAGGGTTCGGCCATGTACAGAGACATAGCTGCTCGGTTCTGGATCGCGAACGCATGGAGAGCCTGGGCAGGACGAGCAGGCATAGCAGTTCTGGTCACCTCAGGCCTGCTGAGCGGCTGCGCGGCCCTCAAGACCATCGGCGTCAAGGAGCCCACCGCAGCAGTAAAAGGGGTGCGTCTGACCTCCCTTTCCTTCGAGCAACTGGGCCTGGCCGTTCAGGTTGGCGTGCAAAACCCGAATGCAGTGGCGCTGACCTTGGCTGGGTACGACTACCAGCTCAAATTGGGGGGAACGCCCCTTTTCTCTGGCACTCAGGAACAGGCAGTGACCGTGCAGCGCAACGCAGAAAGCGTAGTGGAGATCCCAGTCGCGCTGCGCTTCGCCGAGCTCTTTGACGCGCTGCAGAACCTGCGCACGCAGGACAGCACTGACTTGGGAGTAACCGCGAACCTGTGGTGTGACCTCCCGGTTCTCGGGCGCAAGAAGCTACCCATCAGCGTGAGCCACCGCGTTCCGCTGCTCAAACTACCGGCGCTGACGGTTGAAGGCCTCACCGCCAAGATGGTCGGGCTAACCAGCGCCGAAATAGGGCTCCGCGTGCGCGTGCGCAACCCCAACGCGCTGGGGTTCAACATCAACCAGCTCAGCTATGCGCTCACTCTGCACGACAAGGTCCCGGCCAACGGCGTGCTCCAGAATCTCCAGCTCCCCGCGCACGGGACGGCCGACTTTACCGTACCGGTCACTGTAGACCTCGTCAAAGTGGGGCAAGCACTCTTCTCGGCCTTGACCTCAAAACAGCCGGTCAAGTACGACCTGAAGGCGGACCTGGTGATGGGCACCGGCCTCGATCTCTTGCGCGAGGCTGCACTGCACCTCAGCCACAGCGGCCAAATCGCGCCCTGAAGGCAGGCAGAACCGAGGTGCAGCAGTCCCCAAGCCCAGACAAAGGATCGAGATCCAGGCGAGAGGTGAGCCCGCCACCAGGGCTGTTTGGACTCATCGCGCCTTGCTACGACCTGCTCAACCGCCTCATCTCTTTTGGGCAGGACAAAGGCTGGCGTCGTGCGGCAGCCACCTGGTGCGGACCGTTGGCCGAGTTTGGGGTGCTGGACATCGCCACCGGCACAGGTGACCAACTGCTGGCACTGGCCAGGATGGGTAGCCCGCCCCGCTCTCTCGTCGGCATCGACGCGGCAAAGGACATGCTGGGGCGCGGCAGGCGAAAGTTGAACGCCCTCAGGCCGCCTGTCCGCGCTCACTTCTCTCAGGCAGAAGCTCACAGCCTGCCGTTCAAAGAGCGCTCATTTGGCGCGGTAACCATGTCCTTTGCCATTCGCAACTTTGCCGATCGCCTGCAGGCTCTGTGTGAAGCGCGGCGCGTGCTGGTGCCAGGCGGCCGGCTGGTCGTCCTCGAGGCCGGAGTGCCTGAGAAGCCGGCCCTGCGCCTGCTCTTCCTGGTCTATTGCCGCTACGTCATGCCCAACCTTGCCGGGCTGCTTTCCGGGCAGCGCCGCGCCTACCGCTACCTGTGCGACTCCATTTTCTGCTTCCCTCGCCCGCAGGAGTTCTGCCGGCTCCTCGCCCAGGCCGGGTTCACAGTGCTGCACATGGAGAACCTGGCCTTTGGCGCGGCGAAGATTTTCGTCGCCACTGGTGCGGCTATGCCCGATGCCCAAGCAGACGGTTTTTCCCCTTGACAATCAACATAGATTTTGCTAAAATCAAAACCTTGCGTGGGCACGCTGACTCGTGGCAGCTGCTAACCCCTTCTTGCGGGGAGGCATTTACACCAAAGCTGCCGAATGGCCTGCGGAGAGACGGCTGGCGATTGCCGCAGGGAAGGAGCGAACCTGGGCCCAGGCAAGGAGCTGGGCACAGAGAGTGCCAACGCGGGAAGTGAATGCGGCGCCAGCAGCGGTTCTTTTCCCTGGCCGAGGCGAGGCAATTCCGCTCGCCTCCCGCACGAAGGCGTAGAGAAAATCAGCATGAAGATCAAGATTCTCACCACAGGCGGCACCATCGACAAGATCTACTTCGACCGGAAGAGCGAGTTCCAGGTGGGCGACCCCCAGATCGCCGAGGTCCTGAAAGAGGCTAACGTGGTGCTGGAGTATGAGATCGAACAGCTCATGCGCAAGGATAGCCTCGACATGACGGAAGAGGACCGCCAGCTCATCCGGGAAGCGATTGTGCGCGACACCACCCACCGCCACTTCGTCATCACCCATGGCACCGACACGATGATCGAAACGGCACGCGTGTTACGGGGGATCCCGGGCAAGGTCATTGTTCTCACCGGCGCGATGCAGCCCGCGCGCTTCCGCCTCACCGACGCCGTGTTCAACATTGGCTGCGCCATCATGGCCGTGCAGACTCTCCCCGAGGGCGTCTACATCGCCATGAACGGACGGCTGTTTCGTCCCGAGAACACCGTCAAGAACGTTG includes:
- the selD gene encoding selenide, water dikinase SelD encodes the protein MSAERLPIYLDYNATTPIDPAVAQAMLPYIQRHFGNPSSAHAYGVAAKKGVERARAQVAAMLGCRAEEIIFTSGGTESNNMAILGAAYAYRQKGNHIITSQVEHPAVIEVCRFLESQGFTVTYLPVDEYGLVDAAQVEQAITPQTVLVTIMHANNEVGTIEPIAAIAEVAHRHGVLVHSDCAQSVGKIPVKVDELGVDLLSVAGHKLYAPKGVGALYVRTGVDLAKFMHGAGQELNRRPGTENVVQIVGLGEACALVEQHLPTYAAHMRAMRDRLEKELAEHVPQLRVNGHPEQRLPNTASISFPGLEANTILAELTGVAASAGAACHSDSVEISHVLRAMGVPTDYAMGTIRFSTGRYTTAAEIDQAVEQVVSVVERLSARTPVVVSAGEEVRLTHFTHGLGCACKLRPQLLEHVLRSMPLPTDPNVLVGPETSDDAAVYKIDEHTAVVQTVDFFTPVVDDPFQFGAIAAANSLSDIYAMGARPLFALNVVGFPSNRLPLQVLQDILRGASSVAEEAGIAIIGGHTVDDTEPKFGLAVTGVVDPHAVVTNRGARAGDVLILTKPLGTGILSTALKQGLLSKDQAELLYRTMVELNRAAAEAMRAVGVHACTDVTGFGLLGHLLEMMNGSQTSAELLAAEVPLLPGVVELATAGVVPGGSKDNARFTAPQVSYASHVSQIQRFVLNDAQTSGGLLIAVPEADAKRLLEELRQRGVAAAAIVGRVRERGEGAVIAVQ
- a CDS encoding A/G-specific adenine glycosylase, whose amino-acid sequence is MSAENSCPQPRNARASTGSGARLSAEQVAGFQQLILSYYRRHGRDLPWRRTTDPYHILVSEVMLQQTQVERVLRIYPKFIARFPSLHALAGATVAAVVAAWQGLGYNRRALALHRAAQLLVQDHGGALPRDEALLATLPGIGPATAASICAFAFNMPTVFVETNIRTVFIHFFFPLKEKVPDTEILPLVAATLERTNPRLWYSALMDYGVMLKKTTGNLSRRSASYRPQSRFAGSDRQVRGQVLRLLLAGQQLTVVDLAAALQQPEERVARIADALVHEGFAAREDGRLRLR
- a CDS encoding LEA type 2 family protein; this encodes MYRDIAARFWIANAWRAWAGRAGIAVLVTSGLLSGCAALKTIGVKEPTAAVKGVRLTSLSFEQLGLAVQVGVQNPNAVALTLAGYDYQLKLGGTPLFSGTQEQAVTVQRNAESVVEIPVALRFAELFDALQNLRTQDSTDLGVTANLWCDLPVLGRKKLPISVSHRVPLLKLPALTVEGLTAKMVGLTSAEIGLRVRVRNPNALGFNINQLSYALTLHDKVPANGVLQNLQLPAHGTADFTVPVTVDLVKVGQALFSALTSKQPVKYDLKADLVMGTGLDLLREAALHLSHSGQIAP
- a CDS encoding ubiquinone/menaquinone biosynthesis methyltransferase, yielding MFGLIAPCYDLLNRLISFGQDKGWRRAAATWCGPLAEFGVLDIATGTGDQLLALARMGSPPRSLVGIDAAKDMLGRGRRKLNALRPPVRAHFSQAEAHSLPFKERSFGAVTMSFAIRNFADRLQALCEARRVLVPGGRLVVLEAGVPEKPALRLLFLVYCRYVMPNLAGLLSGQRRAYRYLCDSIFCFPRPQEFCRLLAQAGFTVLHMENLAFGAAKIFVATGAAMPDAQADGFSP
- a CDS encoding asparaginase; protein product: MKIKILTTGGTIDKIYFDRKSEFQVGDPQIAEVLKEANVVLEYEIEQLMRKDSLDMTEEDRQLIREAIVRDTTHRHFVITHGTDTMIETARVLRGIPGKVIVLTGAMQPARFRLTDAVFNIGCAIMAVQTLPEGVYIAMNGRLFRPENTVKNVELNRFEELPPAPSLQSEGGDC